One genomic window of Camelina sativa cultivar DH55 chromosome 5, Cs, whole genome shotgun sequence includes the following:
- the LOC104788095 gene encoding probable galacturonosyltransferase-like 9: MRLRFPMKSAVLAFVVFLLFIPQFAVGIRMIPGRISAVSAAVGNGFDFGPFVEAPEYRNGKECASQSSNRENFVSSCDASLVHVAMTLDSEYLRGSIAAVHSMLRHASCPESVFFHLIAAEFDPASPRVLSQLVRSTFPSLNFKVYIFREDTVINLISSSIRQALENPLNYARNYLGDILDRCVDRVIYLDSDIIVVDDITKLWNTTLTGSRIIGAPEYCHANFTKYFTSGFWSDPALPGFFSGRKPCYFNTGVMVMDLVRWREGNYREKLETWMQIQKKKRIYDLGSLPPFLLVFAGNVEAIDHRWNQHGLGGDNVRGSCRSLHKGPVSLLHWSGKGKPWVRLDEKRPCPLDHLWEPYDLYEHKIERAKDQALLGFSSLSELTEDSSFL; this comes from the coding sequence ATGCGGTTGCGTTTTCCGATGAAATCCGCGGTTTTAGCGTTTGTCGTGTTCTTGTTGTTCATTCCACAGTTCGCCGTCGGAATACGGATGATTCCGGGGAGAATCTCCGCCGTTTCCGCCGCCGTGGGGAACGGATTTGATTTTGGTCCGTTCGTAGAAGCTCCCGAGTACAGAAACGGCAAGGAGTGCGCGTCTCAATCGTCAAACAGAGAGAACTTCGTGTCGTCTTGCGACGCTTCGTTAGTTCACGTAGCTATGACGCTCGACTCAGAGTACCTGCGTGGCTCAATCGCAGCCGTTCATTCAATGCTCCGCCACGCGTCGTGTCCAGAGAGCGTTTTCTTCCATCTCATCGCTGCCGAGTTTGACCCGGCGAGTCCACGCGTTTTGAGTCAACTCGTCCGATCTACGTTTCCGTCGCTTAACTTCAAAGTCTACATTTTTCGGGAAGACACGGTGATCAACCTCATCTCTTCTTCGATCCGACAAGCCCTTGAGAACCCGTTGAACTACGCTCGGAACTACCTCGGAGACATACTAGATCGATGCGTCGACCGAGTCATTTACCTCGACTCGGACATCATCGTCGTCGACGATATCACGAAGCTTTGGAACACGACTCTAACAGGGTCGCGAATCATCGGAGCTCCGGAGTATTGTCACGCTAACTTCACAAAGTACTTCACTTCAGGGTTCTGGTCCGACCCGGCTTTACCCGGGTTCTTCTCGGGTCGAAAGCCTTGTTATTTCAACACGGGTGTGATGGTGATGGATCTTGTGAGATGGAGAGAAGGTAACTACAGAGAAAAGCTTGAAACTTGGATGCaaatacagaagaagaagagaatctacGATTTGGGTTCGTTGCCTCCGTTTCTACTAGTCTTTGCAGGGAACGTTGAAGCAATTGATCATAGGTGGAACCAACATGGTTTAGGAGGAGACAATGTTAGAGGAAGCTGTAGGTCTTTGCATAAAGGTCCAGTGAGTTTGTTGCATTGGAGTGGTAAAGGTAAGCCGTGGGTGAGGCTTGATGAGAAGAGACCTTGTCCGTTAGATCATCTATGGGAACCGTATGATTTATATGAGCATAAGATTGAGAGAGCTAAAGATCAGGCTTTACTTGGGTTCTCTTCTTTGTCAGAGTTAACAGAAGATTCAAGCTTTTTGTGA